Proteins co-encoded in one Metabacillus sp. KUDC1714 genomic window:
- a CDS encoding thermonuclease family protein yields MKKWIVVVIILLLTSGCSLHQNDSRFIAAEVIRVVDGDTINVQINGEKETVRLLLIDTPETVHPTKPVQPFGPEASSFVKELLNGANVQLEMDIGERDKYGRLLAYVYIDDKMVNEMLLEKGLARLAYVFEPNTKYVDDFSTIQKQAQQQGIGIWSIENYATDQGFAENEIQVNRTDETVKATEGCTIKGNINYKGEKIYHTEESSSYKVTKPEEMFCSEAEAISAGYRAVKR; encoded by the coding sequence TTGAAAAAATGGATAGTTGTAGTCATTATCTTATTACTTACATCTGGTTGTTCACTTCACCAAAATGATTCTCGTTTTATTGCAGCTGAAGTAATAAGAGTTGTAGATGGTGATACAATAAATGTACAAATAAATGGGGAAAAGGAGACAGTGAGACTTTTATTAATTGATACACCTGAAACAGTTCATCCTACTAAACCAGTACAACCATTTGGTCCCGAGGCTAGTAGCTTTGTAAAAGAGTTGTTGAATGGAGCAAACGTTCAATTAGAGATGGATATTGGTGAACGTGATAAATACGGGAGACTGCTAGCTTATGTATATATTGACGATAAGATGGTCAATGAAATGCTTCTTGAAAAAGGTTTAGCAAGGTTAGCGTATGTTTTTGAGCCAAATACAAAATATGTTGACGATTTTTCTACTATTCAAAAGCAGGCACAGCAACAGGGAATTGGAATTTGGAGTATTGAGAATTATGCAACAGACCAAGGCTTTGCTGAAAATGAGATTCAAGTAAATAGAACTGATGAAACAGTAAAAGCCACTGAAGGCTGCACAATTAAAGGAAATATTAATTATAAAGGGGAAAAGATATATCATACAGAAGAATCCTCTTCATATAAAGTTACTAAGCCTGAAGAAATGTTTTGCTCTGAAGCAGAAGCAATTTCAGCAGGTTATCGAGCAGTAAAAAGATAA
- a CDS encoding putative holin-like toxin codes for MTIYESLIVMFSFASLIVTILAFSQKK; via the coding sequence TTGACAATATATGAAAGCTTAATTGTTATGTTTAGTTTTGCTTCATTAATTGTGACGATTTTAGCTTTTTCACAAAAAAAATAG
- the pfkA gene encoding 6-phosphofructokinase yields MKKIAVLTSGGDSPGMNAAIRAVVRKGIYSGFEIYGVYYGYAGLMEGNIKKLELGSVGDIIHRGGTILYSARSEEFKRDESQHKAIKQLRALGIEGLVVIGGDGSYRGAAKLTEKGFPCVGLPGTIDNDIPGTDYTIGFDTALNTVIGSIDKIRDTATSHDRTFIIEVMGRHAGDIALFSGLAVGAETILIPERPYEIEDVVQRLQKGIKRGKKHSIIVLAEGVGSANDLSNELKEKYQLETRISVLGHIQRGGSPTGFDRVLASRVGARAVELLVEGKGGRAIGMQKQEIVDHDIIQILKQKDALPEGVYTLSQQLSI; encoded by the coding sequence ATGAAGAAAATTGCAGTTTTAACAAGCGGAGGAGATTCACCTGGTATGAATGCTGCCATCCGTGCAGTTGTTAGGAAAGGAATATATTCTGGATTTGAGATTTATGGTGTTTATTATGGATATGCTGGTCTTATGGAAGGCAATATAAAAAAGCTTGAATTAGGTTCTGTTGGTGACATTATTCATCGTGGTGGGACGATTTTGTATTCAGCAAGATCGGAAGAATTTAAAAGGGATGAATCACAGCATAAGGCAATTAAGCAACTTAGAGCACTTGGGATTGAAGGACTTGTTGTCATTGGTGGGGATGGTTCATATCGAGGTGCTGCAAAATTAACTGAAAAGGGCTTTCCTTGTGTTGGTTTACCAGGAACGATTGATAATGATATTCCTGGGACTGATTACACAATTGGGTTTGATACTGCCTTAAATACTGTTATAGGTAGTATTGATAAAATTCGTGATACAGCAACATCACATGATCGAACATTCATTATTGAGGTTATGGGAAGACATGCTGGTGATATTGCTCTTTTTTCAGGTCTTGCAGTTGGTGCTGAAACAATATTAATTCCCGAAAGACCATATGAAATTGAGGATGTTGTTCAGAGGCTTCAAAAAGGGATTAAACGTGGGAAAAAGCATTCCATTATTGTCCTAGCAGAAGGTGTAGGTTCTGCTAATGATCTCTCAAATGAATTAAAGGAAAAATACCAATTAGAAACACGAATTTCCGTGTTAGGTCATATTCAACGTGGTGGTTCGCCAACAGGCTTTGATCGTGTATTGGCTTCTCGAGTAGGTGCTCGAGCAGTTGAGTTATTGGTAGAAGGAAAAGGGGGACGTGCGATCGGAATGCAAAAGCAGGAAATTGTTGACCACGATATTATACAAATTCTTAAGCAAAAAGATGCTCTACCAGAGGGTGTTTATACGTTATCACAACAATTATCGATCTAG
- the ptsP gene encoding phosphoenolpyruvate--protein phosphotransferase, protein MSANLKGIGASAGIAIAKAYRLEEPELKIEKKEITDKEAEKQRFELAINQSKAELEKIKEHANRELGADKAEIFAAHLLVLSDPELLNPVLDKVSTEGVNAEFAMKETADMFVSMFESMDNEYMKERAADIRDVTKRVIAHLLGVQIPNPSIISEEVVIIAEDLTPSDTAQLNRQFVKGFTTDIGGRTSHSAIMARSMEIPAVVGTKQATSSIENGVMVIVDGLDGDVIIDPSSEVIAQYEEKKAKYEAQKAEWAKLVNEPTVTKDGQHVELAANIGTPDDVKGVLENGGEAVGLYRTEFLYMGRDQLPTEDEQFDAYKAVLERMEGKPVVVRTLDIGGDKELPYLNLPKEMNPFLGFRAIRLCLEEQDIFRTQLRALLRASSYGNLKIMFPMIATVSEFREAKAILLEEKEKLVANGVQVSNSIEIGMMVEIPSTAVMADQFAKEVDFFSIGTNDLIQYTMAADRMNERVSYLYQPYNPAILRLISMVIDAAHKEGKWAGMCGEMAGDQIAIPLLLGLGLDEFSMSATSILPARTQIKELSKEQAQSVKEKVLAMSTTEEVVEFVKETFHIS, encoded by the coding sequence ATGAGTGCGAACTTAAAAGGGATAGGAGCTTCAGCGGGTATTGCGATTGCAAAAGCGTACCGCTTGGAGGAACCTGAACTAAAGATTGAAAAAAAAGAGATAACAGACAAAGAAGCTGAAAAACAGCGTTTTGAACTGGCAATCAACCAATCAAAAGCTGAGCTTGAAAAAATTAAAGAGCATGCTAACCGTGAGTTAGGTGCGGATAAAGCTGAAATTTTCGCAGCTCATTTATTAGTATTAAGTGATCCTGAGCTGCTTAATCCTGTATTAGATAAGGTAAGCACTGAAGGTGTTAATGCTGAATTTGCAATGAAAGAAACGGCTGATATGTTTGTTTCTATGTTTGAATCAATGGACAACGAGTATATGAAAGAGCGCGCAGCAGATATCCGTGACGTTACAAAACGTGTAATCGCACATTTGTTAGGTGTTCAAATTCCAAATCCTAGCATAATATCCGAGGAAGTTGTGATTATTGCAGAAGATTTAACACCTTCTGATACAGCTCAGTTAAATCGTCAATTTGTAAAGGGATTTACAACAGATATTGGCGGACGTACTTCTCATTCAGCAATTATGGCCCGCTCAATGGAAATACCAGCAGTAGTTGGTACGAAACAAGCTACATCCAGTATTGAGAATGGTGTCATGGTAATTGTCGATGGACTTGATGGAGATGTAATTATTGATCCTTCATCAGAAGTTATTGCTCAATATGAAGAGAAAAAAGCAAAATACGAAGCTCAAAAAGCAGAGTGGGCGAAGCTAGTTAACGAGCCAACTGTTACAAAAGATGGCCAACATGTAGAGCTTGCAGCGAATATTGGTACACCTGATGATGTTAAAGGTGTATTAGAAAATGGGGGAGAAGCAGTAGGTCTATACCGTACTGAGTTCCTTTACATGGGTAGGGATCAGCTTCCAACAGAGGACGAGCAATTTGATGCTTATAAAGCTGTTCTAGAAAGAATGGAAGGAAAACCTGTTGTTGTTCGTACACTAGACATCGGTGGAGACAAAGAGCTTCCATACTTAAATCTTCCAAAAGAAATGAATCCGTTCTTAGGGTTTAGAGCGATTCGTTTATGTTTAGAAGAACAAGACATTTTCCGTACACAGCTACGTGCATTATTACGTGCAAGCAGCTATGGTAATTTGAAAATCATGTTTCCGATGATTGCAACAGTTTCTGAATTTAGAGAAGCTAAAGCAATTCTATTAGAAGAAAAAGAAAAGCTAGTTGCAAATGGTGTACAAGTATCAAATTCAATCGAAATTGGTATGATGGTGGAAATTCCATCTACAGCTGTAATGGCTGATCAATTTGCCAAAGAAGTTGACTTCTTTAGTATTGGAACGAATGATTTGATTCAATACACAATGGCTGCTGACCGTATGAACGAGCGTGTTTCATACTTGTATCAACCTTACAATCCAGCGATTTTACGCCTAATTTCAATGGTTATTGATGCAGCACATAAAGAAGGAAAATGGGCTGGTATGTGTGGAGAAATGGCAGGCGATCAAATTGCCATTCCATTATTACTTGGTCTAGGACTTGATGAGTTCTCAATGAGTGCTACATCGATCCTTCCTGCACGTACACAAATTAAAGAGCTTTCTAAAGAGCAGGCTCAAAGCGTTAAAGAAAAAGTTTTAGCAATGAGCACAACTGAAGAAGTTGTTGAATTTGTTAAAGAGACATTCCATATTTCATAA
- a CDS encoding M24 family metallopeptidase gives MQKRLTKLTNWLQESKIDMCFIQSKENVFYLTNFYTDPHERLMGLFLFKNTEPFFVCPQMEARQAKEAGWNYQIVGYGDHENPWELIHQFLIKQKLTIQTLAIEKEVTSYSRVESLLQIVKPSQVVPVENILNEFRVIKDEKEVSILKQAAELADYGVQVGINALKDGVTEMEVLATIEYELKKKGIREMSFSTMVLFGEKSGQPHGNPGGKKLSEGDFVLFDLGVILDGYCSDITRTFVYKTYNEQQKRIYDTVLKAQLAALQSSKPGIRIGDLDSTARAIITDSGYGDYFPHRLGHGLGINVHEYPSMSHTNDELLKEGMVYTIEPGIYIPNIGGVRIEDDVLITNNGFETLTKFPKEFTIIK, from the coding sequence GTGCAAAAGCGTCTTACGAAACTAACAAATTGGTTACAAGAAAGTAAAATTGATATGTGTTTTATCCAATCAAAGGAAAATGTCTTTTATTTAACGAACTTTTATACAGATCCACATGAACGATTAATGGGGTTATTTTTGTTCAAAAATACTGAGCCGTTCTTCGTTTGTCCGCAAATGGAAGCCAGACAAGCGAAAGAGGCAGGCTGGAATTATCAGATTGTAGGGTATGGTGATCATGAAAATCCATGGGAATTAATCCACCAATTCCTTATCAAACAGAAACTAACTATTCAAACACTAGCGATTGAAAAAGAAGTAACATCGTATAGTAGAGTTGAAAGCTTGCTACAAATTGTCAAACCTAGTCAAGTTGTACCTGTTGAAAATATTTTAAATGAATTTCGTGTTATTAAAGATGAAAAAGAAGTTTCCATCTTAAAACAAGCTGCAGAACTTGCAGACTATGGGGTTCAAGTTGGGATTAATGCACTTAAAGACGGTGTAACCGAAATGGAAGTTCTTGCTACAATTGAGTACGAACTAAAGAAAAAGGGTATCCGCGAAATGTCCTTTTCAACTATGGTGTTATTTGGAGAAAAATCAGGTCAGCCTCATGGGAATCCAGGAGGAAAGAAGTTAAGTGAAGGGGACTTTGTTTTATTTGATCTAGGTGTTATCCTTGATGGCTATTGTTCTGATATTACGCGGACATTTGTTTATAAAACATATAATGAACAACAAAAGCGAATCTATGATACCGTGTTAAAAGCGCAATTAGCTGCATTACAATCAAGTAAACCAGGAATCCGCATTGGTGACCTTGATTCAACTGCAAGAGCAATTATTACTGATTCAGGGTATGGAGATTATTTCCCTCATCGTCTAGGACATGGTTTAGGGATAAATGTTCATGAATATCCATCAATGAGTCATACAAATGACGAGCTACTAAAGGAAGGTATGGTATACACAATCGAACCTGGAATCTACATACCGAATATTGGTGGAGTTAGAATTGAAGATGATGTGCTCATTACGAATAATGGATTTGAAACATTAACGAAATTTCCAAAGGAGTTTACGATTATTAAATAA
- a CDS encoding EAL domain-containing protein, with protein sequence MCHSNFQPLIIYPEGYFSIFPNNDMKLIKVLNKLYFSQITSTHYCIAYKTKADLKEYLSFIHYEMDNISTYEGSIHQEELPDSFDIFSLKTIYEHTLHENTVDIIKHGEFISFLQPIVNLKNESILGFESLLRVKDQSIFPSQLFEVAKKTNMLSLLDQKAQEVAIQGRYNKLQKGIKSFINFIPSTISNPELCIKQTYQIAMKYKVSPDDLVFEVAETENIVNLDHLINILKKYKDYGMKVALDDVGLNFSILDKLSKIQPDYLSINKKFIQDCHLNEDKQAFLNSILQIANKLNICVLAKGIEHKGEYDYLKLLGVHLGQGYYIGRPSETPSTLGLKNTKLNV encoded by the coding sequence ATGTGTCATTCAAATTTTCAACCACTTATAATCTATCCTGAAGGATATTTTTCCATTTTTCCAAACAATGACATGAAATTAATAAAGGTTTTAAATAAGCTATATTTTTCTCAAATAACATCCACCCACTATTGTATTGCTTATAAAACGAAAGCAGATCTTAAAGAATACCTTTCATTTATCCACTATGAAATGGATAATATTTCTACATACGAAGGATCTATTCATCAAGAGGAACTTCCAGACTCATTTGACATATTTTCATTGAAAACAATTTATGAACATACATTACATGAAAATACGGTAGATATCATTAAACACGGAGAATTTATCAGTTTTCTTCAACCGATTGTAAACTTGAAAAATGAATCAATTTTAGGGTTTGAGTCCTTACTTCGTGTAAAGGATCAATCGATTTTCCCAAGTCAATTATTCGAGGTAGCTAAAAAAACAAATATGCTATCTCTTTTAGATCAGAAAGCTCAAGAGGTCGCCATTCAAGGACGCTACAATAAACTTCAAAAAGGGATTAAAAGCTTTATTAATTTTATACCATCTACAATATCTAATCCAGAGCTTTGCATCAAACAAACCTATCAAATTGCCATGAAATACAAGGTATCTCCAGACGATCTTGTTTTTGAAGTAGCAGAAACTGAAAACATTGTAAATTTAGATCATTTAATAAACATCCTAAAAAAGTATAAAGATTATGGAATGAAGGTTGCACTCGATGATGTAGGCTTAAACTTCTCAATTTTAGACAAGCTATCAAAAATTCAACCAGATTATTTAAGTATTAATAAGAAGTTTATTCAAGATTGTCATCTAAACGAGGATAAACAAGCTTTTTTAAATAGTATTCTTCAAATTGCTAATAAGCTAAATATTTGTGTCCTAGCCAAGGGGATTGAACACAAGGGTGAATATGATTATTTAAAATTGCTAGGCGTTCATTTAGGTCAAGGATATTATATTGGTAGACCAAGCGAAACACCGAGTACTCTTGGTCTTAAAAATACAAAATTGAATGTGTAG
- the splB gene encoding spore photoproduct lyase translates to MIKPFVPQLVYIEPRALEYPRGVELKEKFEKMGLEIRETTSHNQVRNIPGNNHLQQYRTAKSTLVVGVRKTLEFDSSKPSAEYAIPLATGCMGHCHYCYLQTTMGSKPYIRTYVNVDEILNQAQSYMEERAPQITRFEASCTSDIVGIDHLTHSLKSAIEFFGQTNMGRLRFVTKFHHVDHLLDANHNGKTRFRFSINADYVIKNFEPGTSSLDLRIEAAVKVAKAGYPLGFIVAPIYIHENWQEGYKVLFEKLDAQLPSDVRDDITFEMIQHRFTKPAKRVIQKNYPKTKLELNEEERRYKWGRYGIGKYIYPKDQEQELRETLEDYVDHYFPNAKVEYFT, encoded by the coding sequence TTGATTAAACCATTTGTACCGCAATTAGTATATATCGAGCCTAGAGCTTTAGAATATCCCCGTGGTGTTGAGTTGAAGGAGAAATTTGAAAAGATGGGGCTTGAGATCAGGGAAACAACATCTCATAATCAAGTTCGAAATATTCCTGGTAATAATCATCTGCAACAATATCGCACAGCAAAGTCTACGCTTGTAGTAGGTGTTAGAAAAACATTAGAATTCGATAGCTCCAAACCTTCAGCTGAATATGCAATTCCACTCGCAACTGGTTGTATGGGTCACTGTCATTATTGCTATTTACAAACAACAATGGGAAGTAAGCCATACATACGGACATATGTAAATGTTGATGAGATCCTTAATCAGGCTCAAAGCTATATGGAAGAGCGTGCACCACAGATTACACGATTTGAAGCATCATGTACATCAGATATTGTTGGAATAGATCATTTAACACATTCGTTAAAATCAGCCATTGAATTCTTTGGTCAAACAAATATGGGAAGGTTACGTTTTGTAACGAAATTTCATCATGTCGATCATTTATTAGATGCAAACCACAATGGGAAAACAAGGTTCCGATTTAGTATCAATGCTGATTATGTAATTAAGAATTTTGAACCAGGAACCTCATCTTTGGATTTACGTATTGAGGCTGCAGTAAAAGTGGCAAAGGCGGGTTACCCTTTAGGTTTTATTGTTGCACCAATTTATATCCATGAAAACTGGCAGGAGGGCTATAAAGTATTATTTGAAAAGCTTGATGCCCAACTTCCATCTGATGTAAGAGATGATATTACCTTTGAAATGATTCAGCATCGTTTCACCAAACCAGCAAAACGAGTCATCCAAAAAAACTACCCCAAAACAAAGCTTGAATTAAATGAAGAAGAAAGACGATACAAATGGGGAAGATATGGGATTGGAAAATACATTTACCCAAAAGATCAAGAACAAGAGCTTCGTGAAACACTTGAGGATTATGTCGATCACTACTTTCCAAATGCAAAGGTTGAATATTTTACGTAA
- a CDS encoding transcriptional regulator SplA domain-containing protein, which yields MEGNNFQIGEEVYVIYRNPHAANVANIEKAEIVEHPNNPKELALFLHDAYHPLADDDAVFSSFDEAEELYNQLFDYQQYD from the coding sequence ATGGAAGGAAACAATTTTCAGATTGGTGAAGAGGTATATGTAATATACCGAAATCCGCATGCTGCCAATGTAGCCAATATTGAAAAAGCAGAAATCGTAGAGCATCCAAATAATCCTAAAGAGTTAGCCCTGTTTCTACACGATGCTTATCATCCTTTAGCTGATGATGATGCTGTCTTTTCAAGCTTTGATGAGGCTGAAGAGCTATACAATCAATTATTTGATTATCAACAATACGATTAA
- the glcT gene encoding glucose PTS transporter transcription antiterminator GlcT has product MKESFEIKKSLNNNVLIAKHNSFGEVVLIGKGIGFGKKQGDVIEDSGYEKMFVLTNQKEQEQYKMLLSDIDEDMLDVVQDAIQYISERVEQPLNEHIHISLTDHITFALKRLQQGMDLKNPFLIETKSLYPFEFQLAKEVIERINQRLNVHLPDGEIGFIALHIHSSITNKPLSEVNQYSQLISKLTDVIEESLKIVVDRESVNYLRLIRHLRYTIERVNSGESVAEPEKLAFLLKKEYPLCYNTSWKMIKVMQQSLKKPVYDAEVVYLTMHLYRLTNK; this is encoded by the coding sequence GTGAAGGAGTCCTTTGAAATAAAAAAATCACTAAATAACAATGTTTTAATTGCCAAGCATAATTCATTCGGTGAGGTTGTTTTAATAGGTAAAGGAATTGGCTTTGGGAAAAAACAAGGCGATGTCATTGAGGATTCTGGTTATGAAAAAATGTTTGTGTTAACCAATCAAAAGGAGCAGGAACAATATAAAATGCTATTATCAGATATTGATGAGGACATGCTTGATGTCGTTCAAGATGCAATCCAATATATATCTGAACGTGTTGAGCAGCCATTAAACGAACATATTCACATATCATTAACTGATCACATAACCTTTGCTTTAAAGCGTTTACAGCAAGGGATGGATTTGAAAAATCCATTCTTAATAGAAACAAAATCGCTTTATCCCTTTGAATTTCAGCTTGCTAAAGAAGTTATCGAACGAATCAATCAAAGACTAAATGTACATTTACCTGATGGTGAAATTGGCTTTATCGCATTACACATTCATAGTTCAATTACAAATAAGCCCCTATCAGAAGTCAATCAGTACTCACAATTAATTAGTAAATTAACAGATGTCATTGAGGAATCTTTAAAAATTGTAGTTGATCGAGAAAGTGTTAACTATTTAAGGCTAATTCGACATCTTCGTTATACAATTGAAAGGGTTAACTCTGGTGAATCAGTAGCAGAACCAGAAAAATTAGCTTTTTTGTTGAAAAAGGAATATCCGCTGTGCTACAATACTTCTTGGAAAATGATTAAAGTAATGCAACAGTCATTGAAAAAACCTGTTTATGATGCAGAGGTTGTTTATTTAACAATGCACTTATATCGTCTAACTAATAAATAA
- the ptsG gene encoding glucose-specific PTS transporter subunit IIBC — protein MFKNAFGVLQKIGRALMLPVALLPAAGLLLALGNALQNETLTDLAPFLTSDWVVLIASVMENAGNIVFSNLPVLFAVGVAIGLANGDGVAGIAALIGYLIMNVTMSSILKGLGVMPTDSAALAEFLASHSAAYGNVLGIPTLQTGVFGGIIVGVLASYMYNKFFTIELPQYLGFFAGKRFVPIATAASAVLLGILMYFVWPPIQSGLNAFSTNLLDANRTLAAFIFGVIERSLIPFGLHHIFYSPFWFEFGSYVNAAGDTVRGDQTIFFNQIKDGVQDLTAGTFMTGKFPFMMFGLPAAALAIYHEAKPENKKIVAGLMGSAALTSFLTGITEPLEFSFLFVAPVLFGIHAVFAGLSFMTMHLLDVKIGMTFSGGLIDFLLFGVLNSQTNWWLVIPVGLVLAVIYYFGFRFAIRKWNLATPGREDTEVETTDARDSKPTTAGELPVQILESLGGQENIKHLDACITRLRVTVNDAKEVDKNRLKKLGASGVLEVGNNIQAIFGPKSDNLKTQIQDVMAGKKPRVNKTHSQTQEVQEQVEDVVADGLKNNVVEETLVSPLTGEIKEITEVPDQVFSGKMMGDGFAILPTNGTVVSPVNGKILNVFPTKHAIGIQSDGGKEILIHFGIDTVNLKGEGFETFVQEGDIVEQGQKLLEVDLEYVKQNAPTVMTPIVFTNLKEGQTIKLQANGNVTAKDENIISIEQ, from the coding sequence ATGTTTAAAAATGCTTTCGGCGTCCTTCAAAAAATAGGACGTGCTCTAATGTTGCCGGTTGCATTATTACCAGCTGCTGGACTATTATTGGCATTGGGTAATGCTTTACAAAATGAAACATTAACTGATCTTGCTCCATTTTTAACAAGCGATTGGGTTGTTTTGATTGCGAGTGTAATGGAAAACGCAGGTAATATCGTATTCTCAAATCTACCTGTCTTATTCGCCGTTGGGGTTGCAATTGGTCTTGCTAACGGAGATGGAGTTGCTGGTATTGCTGCTTTAATCGGTTATTTAATTATGAATGTTACGATGAGCAGTATTTTAAAAGGCTTAGGTGTAATGCCTACAGATTCGGCAGCATTAGCAGAGTTTTTAGCAAGTCATAGTGCTGCTTATGGAAATGTACTTGGTATCCCAACATTGCAAACAGGTGTTTTCGGTGGGATTATTGTAGGTGTTTTAGCATCCTATATGTACAATAAATTCTTTACAATAGAATTGCCACAATACTTAGGGTTCTTTGCCGGAAAACGATTTGTTCCAATTGCAACAGCAGCCTCAGCTGTATTACTTGGAATTCTTATGTACTTTGTATGGCCGCCAATTCAATCTGGCTTAAATGCATTCTCAACAAACTTGTTAGATGCAAATAGAACATTAGCTGCTTTTATTTTCGGTGTGATTGAACGTTCATTAATACCATTCGGTTTACATCATATTTTCTATTCGCCATTCTGGTTTGAATTTGGTTCTTATGTGAATGCTGCTGGTGATACTGTACGTGGTGACCAGACGATATTCTTTAACCAAATTAAAGATGGTGTACAAGATTTAACTGCAGGAACATTTATGACTGGTAAATTCCCATTCATGATGTTTGGATTACCTGCTGCAGCATTAGCAATTTATCATGAAGCAAAACCTGAGAATAAAAAAATTGTTGCTGGTTTAATGGGTTCTGCAGCATTAACTTCATTCTTAACAGGTATTACAGAACCACTTGAATTTTCATTCTTATTTGTGGCTCCGGTTTTATTTGGAATACATGCAGTTTTTGCTGGTTTATCATTTATGACCATGCATCTTTTAGATGTTAAAATAGGGATGACATTTTCTGGTGGATTAATTGACTTCCTATTATTTGGTGTATTAAACTCACAAACAAATTGGTGGTTAGTAATCCCAGTAGGCTTAGTTCTCGCGGTTATTTACTACTTCGGATTTCGTTTTGCGATCCGTAAATGGAATCTTGCAACACCTGGTCGTGAAGATACTGAGGTCGAAACAACTGATGCACGCGATTCAAAACCAACAACTGCTGGTGAATTACCAGTGCAAATTTTAGAATCACTTGGTGGACAAGAAAACATCAAACATCTTGATGCATGTATTACTCGTCTACGTGTAACTGTAAATGATGCAAAAGAGGTAGATAAAAACCGCTTGAAAAAGCTTGGTGCATCTGGAGTATTAGAAGTTGGTAATAATATCCAAGCTATCTTCGGACCAAAGTCAGATAACTTGAAAACGCAAATTCAAGATGTAATGGCTGGAAAAAAACCAAGAGTAAATAAAACACATTCGCAAACTCAAGAAGTACAAGAACAAGTTGAAGATGTTGTGGCAGACGGTTTGAAAAATAATGTAGTTGAAGAAACACTTGTTTCACCTCTAACAGGGGAAATAAAGGAAATTACTGAAGTCCCTGACCAAGTATTTTCAGGGAAAATGATGGGTGATGGATTTGCAATCTTACCAACAAATGGAACGGTTGTTTCACCTGTCAACGGTAAAATTTTAAATGTGTTTCCGACAAAGCATGCAATAGGAATTCAATCAGATGGTGGAAAAGAAATCTTAATTCACTTCGGTATTGATACAGTAAATCTAAAAGGTGAAGGCTTTGAAACATTTGTTCAAGAAGGTGACATTGTAGAGCAAGGTCAAAAATTGCTTGAAGTAGATCTTGAATATGTGAAACAAAACGCACCAACAGTTATGACTCCAATAGTTTTCACTAACCTTAAAGAAGGACAAACAATAAAACTACAAGCAAATGGTAATGTAACTGCTAAAGACGAGAACATAATCTCGATTGAACAATAA
- a CDS encoding phosphocarrier protein HPr, which translates to MAEKTFTVTAETGIHARPATVLVQTASKFDADVNLEYNGKTVNLKSIMGVMSLGIPQGSQIKIISSGGDADEAIAGIEQTLKNEGLGE; encoded by the coding sequence ATGGCAGAAAAAACATTTACAGTAACAGCAGAAACAGGTATTCACGCTAGACCAGCAACAGTATTAGTACAAACAGCAAGCAAATTTGATGCAGATGTTAACTTAGAATACAATGGCAAAACAGTTAACTTAAAATCAATTATGGGTGTAATGTCTTTAGGTATTCCTCAAGGCTCTCAAATTAAAATTATTTCATCTGGTGGAGATGCGGACGAAGCAATCGCAGGTATCGAACAAACACTTAAAAATGAGGGGCTTGGCGAATAA